The following are encoded together in the Hydractinia symbiolongicarpus strain clone_291-10 chromosome 14, HSymV2.1, whole genome shotgun sequence genome:
- the LOC130625760 gene encoding uncharacterized protein LOC130625760 yields the protein MEIVNGEKTLIQIKAGDTFINKLEISTIHDPTFNICVQVEDVPHLHTSSNDSGGEVTVLTHGYDSMIDFMETLKQLKEIECMVKYIVNGGNHIMSRSLEEWHQLCWKYIITYFGLGSMSHIRETIQFPPYRRGCKISELAYLFKKAFLEKVGILTGYNTKEHLMFLNCDENLRQSIGKLENHEKRILIVYPTPLVFFNVRYTDATKYDDVISEIERGENDIKSLIFINKKIIKDENTAFVNVIAAPNLEKSTSLLMCNKCHLLDGEVLRNVNSLIKRFKMILENLNYNGNKWNAEKVTFLKVLGNIFGFMATRKSIRRYVPAFKAQPAEQVRSLMLNVEQLKVLHSDKRKKIILGGFGSGKSLIALYQMEHLNESAEKKTSIFYVYWDANSLMVHDVRKFVETLPKNELSVIYVFNVKDLSEHLKLTAIPSLAQLILELLHNYPGTVIHVFVDEYDAEQLNLFEARKLNSVLKMAKLEEACITILPHSLSKNRTYVSKRTEKPHGNYQFKATGMEIFELTRCMRTTQRIFQLTNAVEKMIGEEKTVFYQPKIAVNDYDDYSVNASKSPLNATKGRREVIVPARLDFVGSDTMSGMTNLHKNVLKKSSSNINRFNFHIPKDIDVVSASVSSMPVDKSTKTVTQYAYPETISVGHNIIGNMPTCLTFSVHSPSHFHEMITKLSIIIGESFFKENMSKLVICNTPLHYFVMKNALKLMDINFIDYIEYSGWQLKDADENVVISPLQKRCMLRLTDYTGSRGDEADQVVVCIEPSACRLKHLTLECMNRSHCDLILIGISYEEAPTAIERSLPIWVQKKWQKHRSMGIFLSQVAQKGLLQMNYCVTFSHKDETICLTKDNRDFRINVASKKYKECMKTLKQRNVIFEDTGSDEHDATAFKMLENTSPVTDLRCVGTGQRECLLTWKSEGFVYIVRKWSDDGGVWIEVGRTRQCYCIFKSLIHDSKYKFSVTAVSNVDSSDCEIDYIHMKTSSIYSYIEELIQDNRVVEMETLVALYPQVVYMRDKDGNTPLMLSAIYNNNPPMVHLLIINGSNSLATDKFGLNSYHMAAMAGNSNALYALCQHNKEWINAQDGRYRTALHYAAMYGHVECVDVLLRCWLISTSIKDENSRNAYDVAGFKHNQHNRSKIRKMIENYNVKQKSLSS from the exons ACGTTCCTCATTTGCATACCTCATCAAATGATAGCGGCGGAGAAGTAACAGTTTTAACACACGGATATGACAGCATGATAGATTTTATGGAAACATTGAAACAGCTCAAAGAAATAGAATGTATGGTGAAGTATATTGTTAATGGCGGAAATCATATTATGAGCCGGTCACTTGAGGAATGGCATCAGCTTTGCTGGAAATACATAATTACATACTTTGGTCTAGGGAGCATGAGTCATATAAGAGAAACGATACAGTTTCCCCCATATAGAAGAGGATGCAAAATATCAGAGCTGGCATATTTATTCAAGAAAGCGTTTCTGGAAAAGGTTGGAATCTTGACTGGTTACAATACTAAGGAACACTTGATGTTCTTAAACTGTGATGAAAATTTAAGACAGTCCATTGGCAAGCTCGAAAATCACGAGAAAAGAATATTAATCGTTTACCCGACGCCACTTGTTTTCTTCAATGTTAGATACACTGATGCTACTAAATATGACGACGTTATCAGCGAGATTGAGCGTGGGGAAAACGACATCAAAtccttaatttttattaataaaaagataattaaagATGAAAACACGGCTTTTGTGAACGTTATCGCAGCGCCAAATTTGGAAAAGTCTACTTCACTTTTAATGTGTAATAAATGTCATCTATTGGATGGAGAAGTATTGCGGAATGTGAATAGCTTAATCAAACGgtttaaaatgattttagaaAATCTTAATTACAATGGAAATAAGTGGAACGCTGAGAAGGTGACATTTCTGAAAGTATTGGGAAACATATTTGGTTTTATGGCTACAAGGAAATCCATTCGACGCTACGTTCCTGCATTCAAAGCACAACCAGCTGAACAAGTACGCTCACTTATGCTTAACGTTGAGCAACTCAAAGTGCTGCATAGTGATAAAAGAAAGAAGATCATATTGGGAGGGTTTGGTAGTGGGAAATCTTTGATCGCTTTATATCAAATGGAACACCTCAACGAATCTGCTGAAAAGAAAACAAGCATTTTCTATGTGTATTGGGACGCCAATAGTTTGATGGTTCATGATGTGAGAAAGTTTGTGGAGACACttccaaaaaatgaattatCAGTGATCTATGTTTTTAACGTAAAAGACTTGTCGGAACACCTGAAATTGACAGCGATACCATCTCTGGCGCAACTCATCTTGGAATTACTTCATAACTATCCTGGAACGGTTATACATGTCTTTGTGGATGAATATGATGCAGAGCAGCTTAATCTCTTTGAAGCAAGGAAACTAAATAGTGTACTCAAAATGGCTAAATTGGAGGAGGCCTGTATTACCATACTGCCGCATTCATTAAGTAAGAATCGAACATATGTTTCGAAAAGGACCGAGAAGCCTCACGGTAATTATCAATTTAAAGCAACTGGTATGGAAATATTTGAACTTACAAGATGCATGAGAACTACGCAGAGGATATTTCAACTGACAAATGCCGTTGAAAAAATGATAGGAGAAGAAAAGACTGTGTTTTATCAACCAAAAATTGCAGTGAATGACTATGATGATTATTCTGTTAATGCTTCAAAATCTCCTTTAAATGCTACTAAAGGAAGAAGAGAAGTTATTGTGCCTGCAAGATTAGATTTTGTTGGTTCAGATACAATGTCTGGTATGACCAACTTGCATAAAAATGTGCTTAAAAAGAGTTCAAGCAACATCaatagatttaattttcatatccCAAAAGATATAGATGTAGTTTCAGCAAGCGTATCATCAATGCCCGTTGATAAAAGTACAAAAACTGTCACGCAATATGCATACCCCGAAACAATTTCCGTTGGACACAATATAATTGGAAATATGCCAACATGCCTTACATTCTCTGTCCATTCACCATCACATTTCCACGAAAtgataacaaaattatcgatcATCATTGGTGAATCTTTCTTCAAGGAAAACATGAGCAAATTAGTTATTTGCAACACGCCTCTtcattattttgttatgaagaacGCCCTCAAGTTGATGGACATTAATTTTATCGACTACATTGAATATTCAGGATGGCAATTAAAAGATGCAGACGAGAATGTTGTAATCTCTCCTTTGCAAAAACGTTGCATGTTAAGGCTGACAGATTATACCGGCTCCCGTGGGGATGAAGCTGATCAAGTTGTAGTTTGTATCGAACCATCTGCTTGTAGACTGAAACATTTAACGCTTGAATGCATGAACAGAAGCCATTGTGATCTAATTTTAATTGGAATATCTTATGAAGAAGCTCCAACGGCTATTGAACGAAGTTTACCAATTtgggtacagaaaaaatggcAAAAACATCGTTCAATGGGCATATTCTTGAGCCAAGTCGCACAAAAAGGCCTTCTGCAAATGAATTATTGTGTTACGTTTTCACATAAAGATGAAACCATATGTTTGACTAAAGACAACCGCGACTTTAGAATCAATGTAGCCAGTAAGAAATACAAGGAATGTATGAAAACTCTAAAGCAACGCAATGTTATTTTTGAGGACACGGGCAGTGATGAACACGATGCTActgcttttaaaat GCTTGAAAATACATCTCCAGTTACAGATCTGAGATGCGTCGGTACGGGGCAGAGAGAATGTTTACTTACTTGGAAATCTGAAGGTTTCGTGTACATTGTTCGAAAATGGAGTGATGATGGTGGTGTCTGGATAGAAGTAGGAAGAACACGTCAATGTTACTGCATTTTCAAATCCTTAATCCATGACAGCAAGTACAAATTCTCTGTCACCGCTGTTAGCAACGTGGACTCTTCTGATTGTGAAATTGATTATATTCA CATGAAGACGTCGAGTATTTATTCAT ATATCGAGGAACTGATTCAAGATAATAGAGTAGTCGAAATGGAAACCTTGGTTGCATTGTATCCGCAAGTTGTATATATGAGAGATAAAGACGGTAACACACCATTAATGCTATCTGCTATCTACAATAACAACCCGCCGATGGTTCATCTTCTCATCATAAATGGAAGTAACAGCTTGGCTACGGACAAATTCGGTTTAAACAGTTACCATATGGCTGCTATGGCAGGTAACAGTAATGCCTTATATGCGCTTTGTCAACACAATAAGGAATGGATTAACGCACAAGATGGTAGGTATAGAACGGCGTTACATTATGCTGCAATGTATGGTCATGTCGAGTGTGTTGATGTGTTGCTACGATGTTGGCTTATTTCAACGAGTATCAAAGATGAAAATAGCAGAAATGCATATGATGTTGCTGGATTTAAGCACAATCAACACAATCGGAGCAAGATTAGAAAAATGATTGAAAATTACAAT GTGAAGCAAAAGTCCTTAAGTTCTTAA